The DNA sequence ATGCAGTGTGAGTATTATGCACTGGAAGGTTTGACTGCACTAATGGACACCATTAGCCAATTGGCGGCAATTGTTAACCCGAATTTAAAAATAGAAGGCATTCTTCGCACTATGTACGATCCTCGCAATCGTTTGGCGAATGATGTGTCAGAACAACTCAAACATCACTTCGGCGATAAAGTATATCGCACGGTTATTCCTCGAAATGTTCGCTTGGCGGAAGCTCCGAGTTTCGGTTCACCAGTGATGTATTACGACAAATCTTCATCAGGCGCTAAAGCCTACTTGGCCCTTGCTGGTGAAATTCTTCGTCGTTCAGATAAAAACAATAACGCTGCGTAAATCGCGGTTTTTGTGTAAAGGAAAGTTATGTCTCCCCGTAAACGTGGTCTTGGTAGAGGTTTAGACGCCCTATTAGCAACTCAAACTAATTCACAAACAGCTTCTGCAACAACTGAAGAAGCTCATACTGGTGAAAAGAGAAACTTGGTAAATCTACCTGTTGAGCAATTAGTACCAGGTAAATACCAACCGCGTAAGGATATGTCTCCTGAAGCATTAGAAGAGTTAGCTGCGTCGATCAAGAATCAAGGAATTATCCAACCAATCGTTGTACGCCCGATCAATGATGATCAATATGAGATCATTGCCGGTGAGCGCAGATGGCGAGCATCACAAATCGCTCAATTAGATGAAGTGCCTTGTTTGATCAAAGATGTCCCGGATGAAGCTGCGGTTGCAATTGCTCTTATTGAAAACATTCAGCGTGAAGATTTAAATGCGATGGAAGAAGCGATCGCATTGCAACGCCTTCAGGACGAATTTGAACTAACTCACCAAGAAGTTGCAGATGCGGTTGGCAAATCTCGTACTTCGGTGACTAATTACTTACGTCTAAACAAACTCGAAGATGACGTTAAAACTTTGATGGAACACGGTGACTTAGAGTTTGGCCATGCAAAAGTGTTACTGGCACTAACCGGTGACCAACAAATTATTGCCGCGCGTCGAGTAGTAGCAAAAGATTTAACCGTTCGCGATACCGAGAAATTAGTAAACAGTCTTACTCAAGAACAAGTTGAGAAGAAAGTGGCAGAAAAAGACCCTGACGTGAAATTACTTGAGCAACAATTGGTTGAACGCTTGGGCGCCAAGGTTGATATTTCTTACAACCGAAAAGGCAAAGGCAAAATGGTCATTTCTTATTCGAGCCTTGATGAATTAGATGGAATTATTGCGCACTTAACTACAGAGAGTTAATTATTGTCGAATAGGGCTCTTTTTGCGTAAGGTGACAAAAAATAAATAACTAAATTGTAACGTTTTTTTGTCACCGAATTCGTCAAACAAGTAACTTACTGACCATTTTTCTCAAAAAAATAAGTCGTTTTATCAGTTACATAGATTGACTCCTTCGAAAATGAAATTTAATTACTAAAAACAACCACAAATCAAATCTTATCTCGACGTGTAATCCCCTCCACTAAACTTGCAAATGCGCCATTTAAACGTATAATTTCGCCTGATTTTAACCTAGCTGTCACCTCATCTGTAAATCAGATTGTTTTTAGAACAGGTTTAGGTCAATAAACGCCCAGTGCGTTGTAATAAGTTAGGAAAATTGACGGTGGCGAGACACCTTACACAGCAACATCGAAAAACAGCGTTTAAGTTTGTTGGGTTTCAATTTGGTTTAGCCATTTTACTGTCGGTTTTAGTAGGATTTATTTGGGAAGTGCAAATTGGTCAGTCGTTTTTTATCGGCGCCATGTTAGATGTACTTCCCTCTTTTGTGTTTACCGTCTATGCATTTAGATATTCAGGCGCACAGCAATTGAGAATGATTGCCGCCTCAATGTATCGCGGAGAAACCGTAAAAATAATTATAACTGGTGCTTTATTTGTCGCAGTTATCACAGCCCTTCCGGTCGTATTTCCGGCGTTATTTGTGGGCTTTTTGATAATGAAAATAAGCCAGTTTTTACAAACGATTTTCTTTTAATAACTTTAAACTTTTGGGAAATAAACAATGGCTGGTGATGTAAATGGTTACATTAAGCACCATTTAACCAATGGCACAGTAGGCGAAGGCTTCTGGACCTGGCACGTTGATACGCTAGGTTGGTCTGTGTTTTTAGGTTTGGTGTTCATACTTTCATTCCGAAGCGTTGCTAAAAAGGCAACTGCTGGCGTACCGGGAAAATTTCAATGTTTTGTTGAAATGATCGTTGAGTTCGTGGGTCAAAGTGTTCGTGACACTTTCCACGGCAAAAACAAATTGATCGCTCCTTTAGCGCTAACAATTTTTGTATGGGTTCTATTAATGAACCTTATGGATTTGGTTCCGGTTGATTGGTTACCTACATTAGCAGCGCTAATCGGTGGCGAATCTTGGGAAACGATTTCTTCTGGTAATTCTCATATTTACCACAAAGTTGTACCTACTACTGACTTAAACACGACTGCCGCATTAGCGTTAGGTGTTTTCGTTCTTATGATCTTCTATTCGATCAAAATCAAAGGTTTTGGTGGATTCATGAAGGAGCTATACGCTCATCCATTTAACACGCCATGGTTGTACTGGTTTAACTTCATCATCGAGTTTATCTCTTTGTTAGCTAAGCCTATGTCATTGGCGCTACGTTTGTTCGGTAACTTATATGCAGGTGAACTTATCTTCATCCTAATCGCCGGCCTGATGGGCTTCTGGCAGTTACCTGCGCACTTTATTTGGGCGGCGTTCCACATATTAGTAATTCCTCTTCAAGCGTTCATCTTCATGATGTTGACCATCGTTTATTTGAGCATGGCGCACGAAGACCACTAATTTAGAAATACCCGACGTCAGCTAACTGAAAACTGGTGGCTGACGTTTAGATTTACAAACAGTTTTACTTTTAACTTTAAACATAACTAACCATTTGGAGATTAAAAATGGATCCAATTATTTACATTGCAGTTGCTTTACTAATCGGTTTAGGTGCTCTTGGTACTGCTATCGGTTTCGGTTTATTAGGTGG is a window from the Psychrosphaera ytuae genome containing:
- the atpB gene encoding F0F1 ATP synthase subunit A; protein product: MAGDVNGYIKHHLTNGTVGEGFWTWHVDTLGWSVFLGLVFILSFRSVAKKATAGVPGKFQCFVEMIVEFVGQSVRDTFHGKNKLIAPLALTIFVWVLLMNLMDLVPVDWLPTLAALIGGESWETISSGNSHIYHKVVPTTDLNTTAALALGVFVLMIFYSIKIKGFGGFMKELYAHPFNTPWLYWFNFIIEFISLLAKPMSLALRLFGNLYAGELIFILIAGLMGFWQLPAHFIWAAFHILVIPLQAFIFMMLTIVYLSMAHEDH
- a CDS encoding ATP synthase subunit I encodes the protein MARHLTQQHRKTAFKFVGFQFGLAILLSVLVGFIWEVQIGQSFFIGAMLDVLPSFVFTVYAFRYSGAQQLRMIAASMYRGETVKIIITGALFVAVITALPVVFPALFVGFLIMKISQFLQTIFF
- a CDS encoding ParB/RepB/Spo0J family partition protein — protein: MSPRKRGLGRGLDALLATQTNSQTASATTEEAHTGEKRNLVNLPVEQLVPGKYQPRKDMSPEALEELAASIKNQGIIQPIVVRPINDDQYEIIAGERRWRASQIAQLDEVPCLIKDVPDEAAVAIALIENIQREDLNAMEEAIALQRLQDEFELTHQEVADAVGKSRTSVTNYLRLNKLEDDVKTLMEHGDLEFGHAKVLLALTGDQQIIAARRVVAKDLTVRDTEKLVNSLTQEQVEKKVAEKDPDVKLLEQQLVERLGAKVDISYNRKGKGKMVISYSSLDELDGIIAHLTTES